The Brachyhypopomus gauderio isolate BG-103 chromosome 17, BGAUD_0.2, whole genome shotgun sequence genome includes a window with the following:
- the fbxo34 gene encoding F-box only protein 34 — MPQKCETISYYSPTPYREPRKRASNLQTFWRFTTMHLKPYPKQQDKELHQEGGQDGTQNLHMDQQGVLGTEWGVRQACSFMGLPGNGTANRCPLRIISTNTLRCATSGNLPTNRVSGDFSWTRKTKAPSSVSTLTSSLVLLSSPGSENEGSLRIYQGEDSEGCLDIWAVIKPGNTKEKIAIFTAQKCSHAGTGGSNSATEKGEILSDMRMVSMKSKGCWDGNWSVAKRRKRSINPDKLRSIEAPARRPEIYTPPSPANENLIPCFGIAEEITKMDGEESVKNLSVVEMVAYLEQRASNQQVDLKPVSLRNSSTVSLSKNGPVVQTLDHVSKGLQLPEGPEEEESVRVLDMVAKLESQCLSRQSLREGGDLSRNNSLRRRVGRVLLAGSDTCSAPSQSALANLPQDERVECAPEVAGAVDGGSCQAPVLTGRSEFFVNNTQGEQESRNAAEQEMFAGVETVKDLQSLSSQVPSEANSCSEDPLPGMLFFAQFPPQALQEQKPLLVSENISISQSMEVSFNDLEKDNALPHKRALDSCLTVESFKGENMDELGADRDVREKAGGGVGAPCRDPVPLRRLVSHEFLETRFKIQLLLEPQQYMAFLPHHIVVKIFGLLPTKSLAALKCTCHYFKFIIESYGVRPADSRWVSDPRYKDDPCKQCKKRYGRGDVSLCRWHHKPYCQALPYGPGYWMCCRGSHRDTPGCNVGLHDNHWVPAFHSINMPIYKKSRDGEDDV; from the coding sequence GTTTACCACCATGCACCTAAAGCCATATCCCAAGCAGCAGGATAAAGAGCTTCACCAGGAGGGAGGGCAAGATGGCACACAAAATCTGCACATGGACCAGCAGGGAGTACTTGGAACTGAGTGGGGCGTTCGCCAAGCATGTAGCTTTATGGGCTTGCCTGGCAACGGCACAGCCAACCGGTGCCCCCTCAGAATCATTTCGACCAATACCCTGCGTTGTGCCACCAGTGGAAACTTGCCAACCAATAGAGTGAGTGGGGATTTCTCCTGGACCCGCAAGACCAAAGCACCCTCCTCTGTCTCTACACTGACTAGTTCCTTAGTTCTTCTCTCATCACCTGGCTCGGAGAATGAGGGCTCGCTAAGAATATATCAGGGAGAAGATAGTGAGGGATGTTTAGACATATGGGCCGTCATTAAACCTGGGAACACCAAGGAGAAGATTGCAATTTTTACTGCCCAGAAGTGTAGCCATGCTGGTACAGGTGGCAGCAACAGTGCTACAGAAAAGGGGGAGATTCTGTCAGACATGAGGATGGTATCAATGAAAAGCAAAGGATGCTGGGATGGTAATTGGTCTGTGGCAAAACGTAGAAAAAGGTCTATAAACCCAGACAAGCTAAGAAGCATAGAGGCTCCAGCACGGAGGCCTGAGATTTATACACCCCCCAGTCCTGCAAATGAAAACTTGATTCCTTGCTTTGGAATAGCTGAGGAGATAACAAAAATGGATGGAGAAGAGAGTGTAAAGAATCTCTCTGTTGTGGAAATGGTTGCATACTTGGAGCAGAGGGCTAGCAACCAGCAGGTAGATCTAAAACCTGTATCACTGCGGAATTCCAGTACTGTTAGTCTGTCCAAAAATGGACCTGTGGTACAGACACTAGATCATGTATCCAAAGGCCTACAGTTGCCAGAGGgcccagaggaggaggaatcggTGCGAGTGCTGGACATGGTTGCCAAGTTGGAATCTCAGTGCCTAAGCAGACAGAGCCTCAGAGAGGGGGGAGACCTCTCTCGCAACAACAGTCTGAGGAGGAGGGTGGGACGGGTTTTGCTGGCAGGATCTGACACGTGCTCTGCGCCCTCACAGTCAGCGCTGGCCAACCTCCCTCAGGATGAGCGGGTGGAATGTGCCCCTGAAGTGGCAGGTGCTGTAGACGGTGGTTCATGTCAAGCCCCTGTGCTTACAGGCAGATCTGAGTTCTTTGTCAACAATACCCAAGGAGAGCAGGAAAGCAGGAATGCAGCAGAGCAAGAGATGTTTGCAGGTGTCGAAACGGTGAAGGACCTGCAGTCTCTAAGCAGTCAGGTCCCCTCCGAAGCCAACAGTTGCAGCGAGGATCCTCTCCCAGGCATGTTGTTCTTCGCCCAGTTCCCCCCACAGGCTCTTCAGGAGCAAAAACCACTCTTGGTTTCTGAAAATATCTCCATATCTCAAAGCATGGAGGTTTCCTTTAATGATCTGGAGAAGGATAATGCACTGCCACATAAGCGAGCACTGGACTCCTGCTTAACTGTGGAGTCGTTCAAAGGGGAGAATATGGATGAACTGGGAGCTGATCGTGATGTGAGGGAAAAGGCAGGAGGTGGGGTTGGTGCACCCTGTCGGGATCCTGTGCCTTTGCGTCGTCTAGTATCTCATGAATTCTTGGAGACCCGCTTCAAGATCCAGCTCCTGTTGGAGCCTCAACAGTACATGGCCTTCCTTCCCCACCATATCGTTGTCAAGATCTTCGGCCTGTTGCCTACCAAAAGCCTGGCTGCTCTCAAGTGTACCTGTCACTACTTCAAGTTCATAATTGAGAGTTATGGTGTGAGGCCAGCCGACTCCCGCTGGGTGAGTGACCCACGCTACAAAGACGATCCCTGCAAGCAGTGCAAGAAGCGCTATGGCCGTGGCGACGTCTCCCTCTGCCGATGGCACCATAAGCCCTACTGCCAAGCACTGCCCTACGGCCCTGGCTACTGGATGTGCTGCAGGGGCTCCCACAGAGACACACCTGGCTGCAATGTGGGACTCCATGACAACCACTGGGTCCCTGCCTTTCATAGTATCAATATGCCAATTTATAAGAAAAGCAGGGATGGGGAGGACGATGTGTAG